A stretch of Tigriopus californicus strain San Diego chromosome 11, Tcal_SD_v2.1, whole genome shotgun sequence DNA encodes these proteins:
- the LOC131890038 gene encoding uncharacterized protein LOC131890038, with product MIPKQALLTLASLALFVTLSFAQDFSCMDGKDLFTAKFEACDGNNVIIYKIVMSAPFNRVEKRHVLYTGQKATFCVAGQVNDSSISMEHLQNAVWGGVGGADASKVDFCDIHINACKDIQPPCESGSGTQLTAGTDFCMCSDLDVPANAPGFGINVYWKMLSVGSTPTDCEKEFDNDILLANGKTPVMCVQSPAVLRKEPPSRS from the exons ATGATTCCGAAACAAGCACTCCTCACTTTGGCCAGTTTGGCCCTGTTTGTGACCCTGTCCTTCGCCCAAGATTTCTCTTGCATGGACGGCAAAGACCTTTTCACCGCCAAATTCGAAGCCTGTGACG GTAACAATGTGATCATTTATAAGATCGTCATGTCAGCCCCTTTCAACCGTGTTGAGAAGCGCCACGTCCTTTACACCGGTCAGAAGGCCACGTTTTGCGTCGCCGGCCAAGTCAATGATTCCAGTATCTCCATGGAGCATTTACAAAATGCCGTTTGGGGCGGAGTGGGCGGCGCTGATGCGTCCAAAGTCGACTTCTGTGATATCCACATCAACGCCTGTAAAGACATTCAGCCCCCTTGTGAATCTGGGTCCGGCACCCAATTGACAGCGGGCACCGATTTCTGCATGTGCTCAGATCTTGATGTACCTGCCAATGCTCCCGGG TTTGGCATTAATGTCTATTGGAAGATGCTCTCCGTGGGGTCAACTCCCACCGATTGTGAAAAGGAGTTCGACAACGACATCTTGCTGGCCAATGGCAAGACCCCTGTCATGTGCGTTCAAAGTCCGGCCGTTCTCAGGAAGGAGCCTCCGAGTCGGTCGTGA
- the LOC131890036 gene encoding sodium- and chloride-dependent neutral and basic amino acid transporter B(0+)-like: MNSVCSTSNEHPVKMKVPHLKRLKRLSLGGFSHSGSVFMLNNEDRGSHETLEGIGILEYLTESRGFWKSRTEFIFAGIAYCVGVGNIWRFPQKVLIHGDGLYLIPYLVMLAVLGLPMVYLETTMAQFSKSNLVNVWRCCPILKGVGISMMTMCTLMHTFYPVIVTYGLIYAAYSVSSLLTQADDLPWVACPGDSCGPRAFLNITNQSRAELFWEKSVIMREDLTTWTDLGSFSLPVAVGLVLTWFMVFFSVRNGLESTKKTVFFIVPMTSILLVTLLIRALTLPGASIGLQMLIPSHFEKLADQAIWKDATDQVMFSLGIAYGGIIVLSSYNSFHNSTHQDCVLICLVDTGVSLITTVIMYCVMGTYALETGTTFGETVKKNSGTPFVAFSEALSRMVFPAVWSVLFFTMLFLVGLASSFQTVLANLTTLKECWPSLNHPKVPLTAIACTGLFLLGLPLTTSRGSNLVGVIDFYGVGFPILVLAFIETMGFCYIYGIPNILSDIRMMEGDKAGDSLYYRITWFFLPIYCLVVIVLYIVNWKHPVFEQDQEYPQWTVWFGFSVLFLTFSPTVGWIMWVVGSTLVKGGSLRDTLRPEGTWSPALGRGCCDGCLANYRLRKLDLESLSNMDLCRQRGALCVSLEQTGFDQPNSLPSL; the protein is encoded by the exons ATGAACTCAGTTTGCAGTACAAGCAATGAGCATCCAGTCAAAATGAAAGTGCCGCATTTGAAGCGCTTGAAACGCCTTAGCCTGGGCGGTTTCAGTCATTCTGGATCCGTGTTTATGCTGAATAATGAGGATAGAGGCTCACATGAGACTTTGGAAGGAATCGGTATTCTCGAATATCTCACGGAGAGTCGAGGCTTCTGGAAATCTCGGACCGAGTTCATCTTTGCCGGGATCGCTTATTGCGTGGGGGTGGGCAACATCTGGAGGTTCCCACAGAAAGTGCTCATTCATGGTGATGGTCTTTACCTTATACCGTATCTCGTGATGCTGGCCGTCTTGGGATTGCCCATGGTTTACCTTGAGACCACCATGGCGCAATTCTCCAAATCCAATTTAGTGAATGTGTGGCGATGTTGTCCAATCCTGAAGGGAGTTGGTATTTCCATGATGACCATGTGTACTTTGATGCACACTTTTTATCCGGTGATCGTCACGTACGGTCTAATTTATGCGGCTTATTCCGTCAGTTCCCTTTTGACTCAAGCCGATGACCTCCCATGGGTGGCGTGCCCAG GAGACTCGTGTGGGCCCAGAGCGTTCCTCAACATCACTAATCAAAGTCGAGCCGAGCTCTTTTGGGAAAAGTCCGTGATCATGAGGGAGGATCTGACAACATGGACCGATTTGGGGTCCTTCTCTTTACCAGTGGCTGTCGGCTTGGTTCTGACTTGGTTCATGGTGTTCTTCAGCGTTCGTAATGGCTTGGAGTCCACCAAGAAAACTGTGTTCTTCATTGTGCCCATGACGAGCATACTTTTGGTCACATTGCTGATCAGAGCACTGACTTTACCTGGCGCCAGCATCGGACTTCAGATGCTCATCCCATCTCATTTCGAGAAGTTGGCCGATCAGGCCATTTGGAAAGATGCTACGGATCAAGTGATGTTTTCATTAGGTATCGCTTACGGAGGGATCATAGTCTTGAGCTCGTACAACTCGTTCCACAACTCCACCCACCAAGACTGTGTTCTGATTTGCTTGGTGGACACCGGAGTCTCCTTGATAACCACAGTGATTATGTATTGTGTTATGGGCACCTACGCCCTTGAGACCGGTACCACTTTCGGCGAGACCGTGAAAAAGAATTCCGGCACCCCTTTCGTGGCCTTTTCGGAGGCCTTATCCCGAATGGTATTTCCTGCAGTCTGGTCAGTTCTGTTCTTCACGATGTTGTTCTTGGTGGGTTTGGCCTCGAGCTTCCAAACCGTCCTGGCCAACCTAACTACTTTGAAAGAATGCTGGCCTTCTCTCAACCACCCTAAAGTTCCTCTCACAGCCATTGCGTGCACGGGTCTGTTCTTACTTGGACTTCCATTGACCACTTCACGAGGCTCCAATCTTGTGGGCGTCATTGACTTTTATGGTGTTGGGTTTCCCATCCTGGTGTTGGCTTTTATCGAAACCATGGGATTCTGCTACATTTACGGCATTCCAAACATATTGAGTGATATCCGGATGATGGAGGGTGACAAGGCCGGGGATAGCCTTTACTATCGAATCACCTGGTTCTTCCTGCCAATTTACTGTCTAGTGGTCATCGTCCTGTACATCGTCAATTGGAAGCATCCAGTCTTCGAACAGGACCAAGAATACCCGCAATGGACCGTGTGGTTTGGGTTCAGTGTCCTTTTCCTGACCTTCAGTCCAACGGTTGGTTGGATAATGTGGGTGGTGGGTTCAACCTTGGTGAAAGGTGGGTCGTTGCGAGACACTCTTCGACCTGAAGGAACGTGGAGTCCGGCTTTGGGTCGAGGCTGTTGTGATGGATGCTTGGCAAACTATCGCTTGCGGAAACTCGACCTTGAGTCCCTTTCAAACATGGACCTTTGCCGACAAAGAGGAGCCTTGTGCGTGTCTTTAGAACAAACGGGCTTTGACCAGCCCAACTCTCTTCCTAGTTTGTGA